A single region of the Eremothecium gossypii ATCC 10895 chromosome V, complete sequence genome encodes:
- the PUS4 gene encoding pseudouridine synthase PUS4 (Syntenic homolog of Saccharomyces cerevisiae YNL292W (PUS4)), translating to MNGIFAIEKPSGISSNQFLQKLKHALTKSQVFSKDLQKAIAERAMQYQKETGRKPSKHKLRKVSQIKMGHGGTLDPLASGVMIVGIGTGTKKLSEYLSGTVKMYESEALFGLSTTSGDMEGDILNETSTAHLDIESLKTVEKKFVGALKQTPPIYAALKMNGKPLHEYAREGIPLPKSIEPRKVTVYELEVFDDSLSTNHSYRLLKPPSDSVKAAIEKMNANIDNDTLYYSEEYCASQGLDSQEAKIEPPIKLTEEERAAINEQGDNYRAPLLHFKAKVSSGTYIRSLVSDIGKAMRSSAYMVKLIRTEQQNWSLTKNNVFKLEDFTDRDEALWVPVLEKVLETGHEVKLDEEFKSAEQKLADSKMLLEKSAEQFSEAPVDEPSQQSDVPEECANPKKRDIDSIV from the coding sequence ATGAACGGGATCTTCGCCATCGAGAAACCTAGTGGAATCTCCTCCAACCAATTTCTTCAGAAGCTGAAGCATGCACTGACAAAAAGTCAGGTGTTTTCTAAGGACCTACAGAAAGCGATTGCGGAGAGGGCAATGCAGTACCAGAAAGAGACGGGACGCAAGCCGAGCAAGCACAAGCTGCGGAAAGTGTCACAGATTAAAATGGGGCACGGCGGGACTCTTGACCCTCTAGCATCGGGGGTGATGATCGTTGGAATTGGCACCGGCACCAAAAAACTGTCAGAATACTTATCTGGGACCGTCAAAATGTATGAAAGCGAGGCACTATTCGGGCTGTCGACAACATCCGGCGATATGGAGGGTGATATCCTTAATGAGACATCTACAGCGCACTTAGATATCGAGTCGCTGAAGACGGTCGAGAAGAAGTTCGTTGGTGCGCTCAAACAGACGCCGCCGATCTACGCTGCGCTGAAGATGAACGGGAAGCCTCTGCATGAATACGCGCGCGAGGGTATCCCATTGCCCAAATCAATCGAGCCGCGCAAAGTCACGGTGTATGAGCTCGAAGTATTCGATGACTCTCTGTCAACAAACCACAGCTATCGGCTATTGAAGCCGCCATCTGACAGTGTTAAGGCGGCCATTGAGAAAATGAACGCCAACATAGATAACGACACTCTATATTATTCAGAAGAGTATTGCGCCAGCCAAGGGCTTGATAGCCAGGAGGCCAAAATAGAACCGCCGATCAAGCTGACTGAGGAGGAACGTGCCGCAATAAATGAGCAGGGCGATAATTATAGAGCTCCGTTGCTACACTTCAAGGCAAAGGTGTCATCTGGCACCTACATTCGGTCCCTGGTAAGCGATATAGGCAAGGCCATGCGCTCCTCAGCGTACATGGTGAAACTAATACGGACGGAACAGCAAAACTGGTCCCTAACGAAAAATAACGTTTTCAAACTAGAGGATTTCACGGATCGTGACGAAGCCCTTTGGGTCCCAGTCCTGGAAAAGGTACTGGAGACTGGTCACGAGGTTAAACTCGATGAGGAGTTTAAAAGTGCTGAGCAGAAGCTCGCTGACAGCAAGATGCTTTTAGAGAAAAGTGCAGAGCAGTTTTCAGAGGCACCTGTGGATGAACCTTCGCAGCAGAGTGATGTGCCAGAGGAGTGTGCCAATCCGAAAAAGCGTGACATCGACTCGATTGTATAA
- the MID1 gene encoding Mid1p (Syntenic homolog of Saccharomyces cerevisiae YNL291C (MID1)) encodes MMSREYLGVLLWLLTNIITGARSQGLPQALSMPSVYGSRAFMSENLELKDTVGGLFNNQTMHELAPINCSIVPGARNKLEFNVSTLSSGISTAYEVLTLLSGNICWRPLNTTGQVLRVYYSFNKTTLDDLSGAEAADFAEGYMEALAVRPYQVDDNQTDPYSTLYLVSLLVDSETGKPLPAAAANPEPWHYRLSISQNDLGFQWDSRPWIEVIDTDYNSALLSTGNLGPASDDKGKRKYDPDLYDLYLYSVEHIDTFNGLSRSYCAVSGGPRLIRSSSSDYTERPNSTLSNPSLKITKSLVEQVGQVREQFHITGLNSSTTYVAYLTMRVSSATTGIAGTIFQKTVFSTMENDACSLIFGLDFCKGVAYSVPTSSLQNKDKTLMAGAYDAIASSLYANFSLALQLIPCDESTESRYSPLRHCEDCEQSYKSWLCAVTIPRCTSRPKENYVARDSDDNRNALINDKIKPVSNYYEILPCIDMCHQMVRDCPSSFGFSCPSRSKFPQLAHRSYQSYSNVSEALNCNYIGNAEIIST; translated from the coding sequence ATGATGAGCAGGGAATACCTGGGTGTCCTTCTATGGCTGCTTACGAACATTATTACGGGAGCCAGGAGCCAGGGCCTACCTCAGGCGCTGTCGATGCCCTCCGTGTACGGCAGCCGCGCCTTTATGTCTGAGAACTTGGAACTCAAAGATACGGTAGGGGGACTGTTTAACAATCAGACAATGCATGAGCTAGCCCCGATAAATTGTAGTATTGTGCCCGGAGCACGTAATAAGCTGGAGTTCAACGTTAGCACCCTATCATCCGGTATTTCGACTGCATATGAGGTTTTAACGCTACTGAGCGGTAACATATGTTGGCGACCACTCAATACAACAGGACAAGTCCTGCGGGTGTATTACTCGTTCAACAAAACAACGCTGGATGACCTCAGTGGGGCCGAAGCCGCCGACTTTGCCGAGGGCTACATGGAGGCGCTCGCTGTGCGACCCTATCAGGTTGATGATAACCAAACCGACCCCTATTCGACCCTGTATCTGGTGTCCCTATTGGTCGACTCTGAGACGGGGAAGCCCcttcctgctgctgcggcaaATCCGGAACCGTGGCATTATAGGCTCTCCATCTCTCAAAATGATCTGGGGTTCCAATGGGATAGCAGGCCGTGGATTGAAGTCATTGATACAGATTATAACTCTGCATTGCTAAGCACGGGGAACTTGGGGCCAGCCAGTGATGACAAGGGCAAGCGCAAGTACGATCCCGATCTCTACGATCTATACCTCTACTCAGTCGAGCACATTGATACCTTCAACGGACTTTCGAGGTCCTATTGTGCCGTTAGTGGTGGCCCCCGTTTGATCCGATCAAGCTCTAGTGATTATACAGAGCGTCCCAATAGCACTCTCTCGAATCCTTCTCTGAAGATAACGAAATCGTTGGTCGAACAGGTCGGCCAAGTCAGAGAGCAGTTCCACATTACGGGTCTCAATAGTTCGACCACGTATGTGGCATACCTTACAATGAGAGTTTCCTCTGCCACGACAGGTATAGCGGGCACTATATTCCAGAAAACTGTTTTTAGTACGATGGAAAATGATGCATGTTCCCTGATCTTTGGTTTGGACTTCTGCAAGGGTGTTGCATACTCTGTGCCCACGTCCTCGCTCCAGAATAAGGATAAAACCCTTATGGCGGGCGCATACGATGCCATTGCGAGCTCGTTATATGCCAATTTTTCTCTCGCACTACAGCTAATTCCTTGTGATGAAAGTACTGAATCTAGGTATTCTCCATTGAGACACTGTGAGGATTGCGAACAGTCTTACAAGAGTTGGCTGTGTGCAGTAACTATACCTCGATGCACGAGCAGGCCGAAAGAAAACTATGTTGCTCGAGATAGTGACGATAACAGAAATGCATTAATTAACGATAAGATTAAACCTGTCAGCAACTATTATGAGATTCTCCCATGCATAGATATGTGCCATCAAATGGTGCGCGATTGTCCATCTTCCTTTGGGTTTTCATGTCCAAGTCGATCGAAATTCCCACAGCTGGCGCATCGCAGTTACCAGTCATACTCTAATGTTTCGGAAGCATTGAATTGCAATTATATCGGTAATGCGGAAATAATCTCTACGTAA
- the RFC3 gene encoding replication factor C subunit 3 (Syntenic homolog of Saccharomyces cerevisiae YNL290W (RFC3)) — protein MSGVARNANNLPWIEKYRPDSLDDVYGQRDVVETVRKFVQEGRLPHLLFYGPPGTGKTSTICALAKEIYGKNYRNMVLELNASDDRGIDVVRNQIKEFASTRQIFSKGFKLIILDEADAMTSAAQNALRRIIEKYTKNTRFCILANYAHKLTPALLSRCTRFRFQPLAEAAIERRVLSIMAHEHLQLTEDARAALLRLAAGDMRRALNVLQAAKATLDDPAQPVTEDVVYDCVGAPHPRDIETVVDSILRDDWATALDTVRRVRVARGLALVDMIHGAVELLTSYDLKQPTRIALLTHLADIEYAVSKGGSDKIQTSAAIAAIKSSMELQLQT, from the coding sequence ATGTCGGGGGTCGCGCGTAATGCCAATAACCTCCCTTGGATCGAGAAATACAGACCAGATAGCCTAGACGACGTGTACGGACAAAGAGATGTGGTCGAAACAGTGCGCAAGTTCGTTCAGGAAGGCCGCCTGCCCCACCTGCTATTCTACGGCCCACCAGGCACCGGAAAGACAAGCACGATATGTGCTCTGGCAAAGGAGATATATGGCAAGAATTACCGGAACATGGTGCTGGAACTCAACGCATCGGACGACCGGGGCATCGATGTGGTCAGGAACCAGATAAAGGAATTCGCGTCCACCCGGCAGATATTCAGTAAGGGGTTCAAGCTGATCATCCTGGATGAAGCCGACGCGATGACTTCCGCAGCGCAGAACGCACTGCGGCGTATCATCGAGAAATACACCAAGAATACGCGCTTTTGCATCCTGGCCAACTACGCGCACAAGCTAACGCCGGCGCTGCTCAGTCGCTGCACGCGCTTCCGTTTCCAGCCGCTGGCAGAGGCCGCCATCGAGCGCCGTGTGCTGAGCATCATGGCGCACGAGCACCTGCAGCTCACAGAggacgcgcgcgccgccctcctgcggctcgccgccggcgaCATGCGCCGCGCGCTGAACGTCCTACAGGCCGCGAAGGCGACGCTCGACGACCCTGCCCAACCCGTCACCGAGGACGTCGTCTACGACTGCGTGGGCGCACCGCACCCCCGCGACATCGAAACCGTCGTCGACAGCATCCTGCGCGACGACTGGGCCACCGCGCTCGACACCGTGCGCCGCGTCCGCGTAGCCCGCGGTCTCGCCCTCGTGGACATGATCCATGGTGCCGTCGAGCTGCTTACCTCCTACGACCTCAAGCAGCCAACCCGCATCGCCCTGCTGACCCACCTCGCAGACATCGAGTACGCGGTCTCCAAGGGCGGGAGCGATAAGATCCAGACCAGTGCTGCCATCGCCGCCATCAAGTCCAGCAtggagctgcagctccaAACCTAA
- the PCL1 gene encoding Pcl1p (Syntenic homolog of Saccharomyces cerevisiae YNL289W (PCL1)): MDAKALALLFRSPVTDEMLQFLTRATLRVAPCGRDAQCASPPMSGGARRTLPSIHMFITRLVRYTNVYTATLLTTAVYLERLRLLLPRDATGIPSTAHRIFLACLILSAKFHNDSSPLNKHWTKYTDGLFTTQDVNLMERQLLRLFDWNVRVGHRDLCRDLAPLLAPIKLDLTRCARMHARSPLPRRALCSPAHSLSASSSTSTLVSTGRSSALHKPRPAAALQAPAPLYSIPGHIL; the protein is encoded by the coding sequence ATGGACGCCAAGGCCCTCGCTCTGCTCTTCAGGTCGCCAGTGACGGACGAGATGCTACAGTTTCTGACGCGGGCCACGCTGCGCGTGGCGCCGTGCGGGCGCGATGCGCAGTGCGCGTCGCCGCCAATGtccggcggcgcgcgccggacGCTGCCCAGCATCCACATGTTCATCACGCGACTGGTGCGCTACACAAACGTGTACACCGCGACGCTGCTGACGACGGCGGTGTATCtggagcggctgcggctgctgctgccccgCGACGCCACCGGCATCCCGTCGACCGCGCACCGCATCTTTCTGGCGTGTCTGATTCTCAGCGCCAAGTTCCACAACGACTCGTCGCCGCTCAACAAGCACTGGACCAAGTACACGGACGGGCTCTTCACCACGCAGGACGTCAACCTCATGgagcgccagctgctgcggctcTTCGACTGGAACGTGCGCGTGGGCCACCGCGACCTCTGTCGCGACCTcgcgccgctgctcgcGCCCATCAAGCTGGACTTgacgcgctgcgcgcgcatGCACGCGCGCAGCCCCCTTCCCCGGCGCGCCCTCTGCAGCCCCGCCCACAGCCTCAGCGCCTCGTCCAGCACGAGCACGCTCGTGAGCACCGGCCGCAGCAGTGCGCTGCATAAGCCCCGGCCGGCCGCGGCCCTGCAGGCGCCCGCGCCCCTCTACAGCATACCAGGGCATATCCTCTGA
- a CDS encoding AEL194W-Ap (Syntenic homolog of Saccharomyces cerevisiae YOL109W (ZEO1)), translating into MSETNTAAAATTEPVVAKPAEATEAVATPVEKKVEEPAKKTEQAAEAAAEPAAAAETDAAAPAAETEAPVEAKAEAKKLPFWKKLSAKLKKILN; encoded by the coding sequence ATGTCTGAGACCAAcactgctgctgccgccacTACTGAGCCCGTCGTGGCCAAGCCCGCTGAGGCCACGGAGGCTGTGGCCACGCCTGTGGAGAAGAAGGTGGAGGAGCCGGCCAAGAAGACCGAGCAGGCTGCCGAGGCCGCTGCTGAGCcagccgcggccgcggagacggacgctgccgcgcccgccgccgaGACGGAGGCGCCGGTAGAGGCGAAGGCGGAGGCCAAGAAGCTGCCTTTCTGGAAGAAGCTATCCGCCAAGTTGAAGAAGATTTTGAACtag
- the CAF40 gene encoding CCR4-NOT core subunit CAF40 (Syntenic homolog of Saccharomyces cerevisiae YNL288W (CAF40)), with protein sequence MYSTAAAGAGPIHSVPPNQMNFPPLVSTMATQGAQQQQGVQQAQVGAGGSSLPKNMGQGQQGMGPPHMGMVSGGMPLVGQPVMPNMPPATAGISGQQASSRALDDPNVYHWICQLTYGPNKEQALLELGRKREQYDDLALVLWSSFGVMTALLQEIISIYPLLSPPMLNNQLSNRVCNALVLLQCVASHPDTKTAFFQAHIPLFLFPFLNTTSRQRTFEYLRLTSLGVIGALVKNDSVEVINFLLRTDIIPLCLRIMESSSELSTTVAIFILQKILLDDNGLQYICATQERFYAVSQVLTNMVDQLTVQQTPGRLLKHVVRCYLRLSDNLEARRLLKQVLPRQLKDNTFTDVLQDDLGTKRCLAQLLLTLNEE encoded by the coding sequence ATGTACTCtactgctgcagcaggcgcaggccCGATCCACTCGGTCCCCCCGAACCAGATGAACTTTCCGCCGCTCGTGTCTACGATGGCGACACagggcgcgcagcagcagcaaggcgtgcagcaggcgcaggtgggcgctggcggcagCTCGCTGCCGAAGAACATGGGCCAAGGCCAGCAGGGCATGGGGCCGCCGCACATGGGGATGGTGAGCGGCGGGATGCCGCTGGTGGGCCAGCCGGTGATGCCGAACATGCCGCCCGCCACCGCGGGCATCTCCGGTCAGCAGGCGTCGTCGCGCGCGCTGGATGACCCGAACGTGTACCACTGGATCTGCCAGCTGACGTACGGGCCGAACAAGGAACAGGCGCTGTTGGAGCTGGGGCGCAAGCGCGAGCAGTACGACGACCTCGCGCTGGTGCTGTGGTCCAGCTTCGGCGTGATGaccgcgctgctgcaggagaTTATCTCCATCTACCCGCTGTTGTCACCGCCGATGCTGAACAACCAGCTGTCCAACCGCGTGTGCAACGCGctcgtgctgctgcagtgCGTCGCGTCGCACCCCGATACCAAGACCGCCTTCTTCCAGGCCCACATCCCGCTGTTTTTGTTCCCGTTCCTCAACACCACCTCGCGCCAGCGCACCTTCGAGTACCTGCGGCTGACCTCGCTCGGTGTGATTGGCGCGCTGGTCAAGAACGACTCCGTCGAGGTCATCAACTTCCTTCTGCGCACCGACATCATCCCGCTGTGCCTGCGAATCATGGAGTCCTCCTCCGAGCTCTCCACCACCGTCGCGATCTTTATCCTACAGAAGATCCTACTCGACGACAACGGCCTGCAGTACATTTGTGCCACCCAGGAGCGCTTCTATGCCGTCTCGCAGGTCCTCACAAACATGGTCGACCAGCTCACCGTCCAGCAGACCCCCGGCCGCCTGCTGAAGCATGTCGTGCGCTGCTACCTTCGGCTTTCCGACAACCTCGAGGCGCGCAGGCTGCTCAAGCAGGTCCTACCCCGCCAGCTCAAGGACAATACCTTCACCGATGTGTTGCAGGATGACCTTGGCACCAAGCGCTGCCTGGCTCAGCTGCTTCTCACTCTGAACGAAGAATGA
- the SEC21 gene encoding coatomer subunit gamma (Syntenic homolog of Saccharomyces cerevisiae YNL287W (SEC21)), with protein sequence MSTHTYKSGFRVTVSNKAPEEAQAGHLPDKMTVYQDCLNEFNESPVKPARCRMLIGKLLKLLSHGETFPANESTALFFSISKLFQHPNNSLRQAVYLALKELCRNSEDVLMATSSVMKDVQNGTDLVKPNAIRALTRVLDASTAFSAERLYKSAVVSKDPSISSAALVSSYHMLPIAESTVKRYANETQEAVSDLKTYPHSAGPTDFYRVSSYISQYHALGLLYKLKSHDKIAMMKLIQQFSANNVLRNQLAQVQMVRLVHELLRMDNQLVPQFVPQLQSWLTSRYDAVKLEACKLISSLNSYMPSDIHTAMIHTLQGMLSVPQVCSRFAAVRLLNSISMTAPEKVIICNPELESLINDSNRNISTYAITTLLKTGTSKNISSLIKTITKFIHEVSDDFKVIIIDAIRTLSLKFPDEWKNILSFLIDTLKSAEGGYTFKNNIVDALFDLIQHVPQSREQALEHLCDFIEDCEFNEISVRIIYLLGKEGPSTEKPSLYVRHHYNRVVLENSIIRSAAVSALSKFSSPKKDPSLAYSIEKLLKGIQTDEDDEVRDRATILVKLLEENKEKPGVADEFIQPKHSYDLHALESKLTNYLHHNEDGFATPFDASSIPKYTEEELKAINLKQKQQQFFANAEPSNSGKKTSGSDPKLSASATDIAAEAVQPSSIDYAEQLSSIEEFASYGAIIHSSKPIPLTEPEAEFTVAGVKHLFQDHLVLQFNITNTLTDVALDKVTVICTPEEDAEMTELCAIPLDRLLPGDTGSCFISYEKPTATTVGFFNNLNFTTLELDPATNAPFEGDEGFQDEYEIDALYLQPGDYIKSVFVGDFAATFEELPHEEVAVYNLSQSGASLQDIVNKLVLSTNCLPLENSQFVSTESNSAVVKLFGKHITSEDRVALLVRLIKSTKGIALKVQCKSDSAELCGDLANGLVL encoded by the coding sequence ATGTCAACGCATACGTATAAGTCTGGGTTCAGAGTGACAGTGTCGAACAAGGCGCCCGAGGAGGCCCAGGCGGGACACCTGCCAGATAAAATGACAGTGTACCAGGACTGTCTCAACGAGTTCAACGAGTCTCCGGTGAAGCCGGCGCGGTGCCGGATGTTGATTGGCAAGCTGCTAAAGCTGCTCTCGCACGGGGAGACGTTTCCGGCGAACGAGTCGACGGCGCTGTTTTTCTCCATCTCGAAGCTGTTCCAGCACCCCAACAACTCGCTGCGGCAGGCGGTGTACCTGGCGCTCAAGGAACTGTGCCGCAACTCGGAGGATGTGTTGATGGCGACGTCGTCAGTGATGAAGGACGTGCAGAACGGGACGGACCTGGTGAAGCCGAACGCGATCCGGGCTCTGACGCGTGTGCTGGACGCCTCGACGGCGTTTTCAGCGGAGCGTCTGTACAAGAGCGCTGTGGTGTCGAAGGACCCGTCGATCTCCTCTGCTGCGCTGGTGTCGTCATACCACATGCTGCCAATAGCGGAGTCTACTGTGAAGCGCTACGCGAACGAGACGCAGGAGGCTGTGTCCGACCTGAAGACCTATCCACACAGCGCGGGCCCCACGGACTTCTACCGCGTATCATCGTACATCTCACAATACCACGCGCTGGGGCTGTTGTACAAGCTGAAGTCGCACGATAAGATAGCCATGATGAAGCTGATCCAGCAGTTCAGCGCCAACAATGTGCTAAGAAACCAGCTGGCCCAGGTGCAGATGGTCCGTTTGGTGCATGAGCTGCTACGCATGGATAACCAATTGGTGCCTCAGTTTGTTCCACAGCTACAGTCCTGGCTCACTAGCCGGTATGACGCCGTTAAGCTCGAGGCATGCAAGCTTATTTCTTCTTTGAACAGTTACATGCCTTCAGACATACACACTGCAATGATCCACACACTGCAGGGGATGTTGAGTGTGCCACAGGTGTGTTCTAGGTTTGCAGCAGTTCGCTTGTTGAACAGCATTTCGATGACTGCTCCAGAAAAGGTTATCATCTGTAATCCGGAGTTGGAATCATTGATAAACGACTCTAATAGAAACATTTCAACTTATGCCATCACCACTCTGTTGAAGACTGGCACCTCAAAAAATATATCGTCTTTGATCAAAACCATCACCAAGTTTATTCATGAAGTGTCCGACGATTTCAAGGTCATCATAATCGACGCAATTCGTACTTTGTCGCTAAAGTTCCCAGATGAGTGGAAGAATATTCTATCCTTTTTAATTGACACTTTGAAAAGTGCAGAGGGTGGGTATACATTCAAAAATAATATCGTAGATGCGCTGTTTGACCTGATCCAACATGTACCTCAGTCAAGGGAACAGGCTCTGGAACACTTGTGTGACTTTATTGAGGACTGCGAGTTCAATGAAATCTCAGTCAGGATCATTTACTTATTGGGTAAGGAGGGCCCCTCGACAGAAAAGCCTTCGCTTTACGTTAGACACCATTACAACAGAGTTGTCTTGGAAAATTCAATCATCAGATCTGCTGCTGTTAGCGCATTGTCCAAGTTTTCCTCTCCGAAGAAAGATCCGTCGTTAGCTTATTCCATCGAAAAATTGCTAAAGGGTATCCAAACCGATGAGGATGACGAAGTGAGAGACAGGGCAACCATTCTAGTAAAGCTCCTTGAGGAGAACAAGGAAAAGCCTGGTGTTGCCGATGAATTTATTCAGCCAAAGCATAGTTACGATCTACATGCCCTGGAAAGTAAATTAACGAACTATCTCCACCATAATGAAGATGGCTTTGCCACACCATTTGACGCGTCGAGCATTCCAAAGTACACAGAAGAGGAGCTCAAGGCTATTAATTTGAAGCAGAAACAGCAGCAGTTCTTTGCCAATGCCGAGCCGAGCAACAGCGGCAAGAAAACCTCAGGCAGCGATCCTAAGCTATCGGCGTCGGCTACTGATATAGCCGCCGAAGCTGTCCAGCCTTCGAGCATCGACTATGCGGAGCAGCTCTCCTCAATAGAAGAATTTGCCTCCTATGGCGCCATTATCCATAGCTCGAAGCCAATACCCCTCACTGAGCCAGAAGCAGAGTTTACCGTTGCTGGTGTCAAGCATTTGTTCCAGGACCACCTTGTGTTGCAGTTCAACATTACAAATACTTTAACTGACGTGGCCTTGGACAAGGTTACTGTTATTTGCACACCAGAAGAGGATGCTGAAATGACAGAGCTCTGCGCCATCCCATTAGACAGATTGTTGCCGGGCGACACCGGTTCCTGCTTCATCTCATACGAGAAACCGACGGCAACTACGGTGGGCTTCTTTAACAACCTCAACTTCACCACTCTGGAGCTTGATCCTGCTACCAATGCTCCGTTCGAGGGCGATGAAGGCTTCCAAGATGAGTACGAGATTGATGCCCTATACCTCCAGCCAGGGGACTACATCAAATCCGTTTTTGTTGGTGACTTTGCCGCTACGTTTGAGGAGCTACCACACGAGGAGGTGGCAGTTTACAACCTATCGCAGTCAGGCGCATCCCTGCAGGATATAGTGAACAAGCTCGTATTATCGACCAACTGCTTGCCGCTCGAAAACTCCCAGTTTGTGTCCACCGAATCAAATTCCGCAGTTGTCAAGCTTTTCGGAAAGCACATCACTAGCGAGGATCGCGTCGCCCTCCTTGTAAGACTCATTAAGAGCACCAAGGGTATCGCCCTGAAGGTCCAGTGTAAAAGCGACAGCGCGGAGCTTTGCGGTGACCTTGCCAACGGGTTGGTGTTGTAA
- the OLA1 gene encoding Obg-like ATPase (Syntenic homolog of Saccharomyces cerevisiae YBR025C (OLA1)), whose amino-acid sequence MPPKKQVEEKKVLLGRPGNNLKAGIVGLANVGKSTFFQAITRCPLGNPANYPFATIDPEEARVIVPSPRFDSLCDVYKPASKVPAHLTVYDIAGLTKGASKGEGLGNAFLSHIRSVDSIYQVVRCFDDAEIIHIEGDVDPVRDLDIINTELRLKDIEFAEKHLEAVEKITKRGGQSLEVKQKKEEAELVKRIIELLKSGQRVANQSWSTKEVEVINSMFLLTAKPSIYLINLSERDYIRKKNKHLLKIKEWIDKYSPGDLIIPFSVCLEERLSHMSAEEAVEECEKIGVQSAFPKIITTMRQKLDLISFFTCGPDEVREWTIRNGTKAPQAAGVIHNDLMNTFILAQIMKYEDVMEYKDDNAIKAAGKLLQKGKDYVVEDGDIIYFRAGAGKN is encoded by the coding sequence ATGCCACCAAAGAAGCAAGTTGAAGAAAAGAAGGTGTTGCTGGGCCGTCCTGGCAACAACCTTAAAGCGGGCATTGTCGGTCTAGCTAACGTCGGTAAGTCGACGTTCTTCCAGGCGATTACCAGATGCCCTCTAGGTAACCCTGCCAACTATCCGTTTGCTACCATCGACCCAGAGGAGGCCCGTGTGATTGTGCCATCTCCACGCTTCGACTCCCTGTGCGATGTGTACAAGCCGGCCTCTAAGGTGCCAGCGCACTTGACTGTGTACGACATCGCCGGTCTAACGAAGGGTGCCAGCAAGGGCGAAGGTCTGGGGAATGCCTTCTTATCGCACATCAGATCTGTGGACTCGATCTACCAGGTCGTGCGTTGCTTCGACGACGCCGAGATCATCCACATTGAGGGTGACGTCGACCCGGTCAGAGACCTGGACATCATTAACACGGAATTGCGTTTGAAGGACATTGAGTTCGCGGAGAAGCACCTGGAGGCCGTGGAGAAGATCACCAAGAGAGGCGGCCAGTCCCTGGAGGTGAAACAGAAGAAGGAGGAGGCCGAGCTGGTGAAGCGCATTATCGAGCTTTTGAAGTCGGGTCAGAGAGTCGCAAACCAGTCCTGGAGCACCAAGGAGGTGGAGGTCATCAACTCGATGTTCCTGCTAACCGCCAAGCCATCCATCTACCTGATCAACCTATCGGAGCGGGACTACATTAGAAAGAAGAACAAGCACCTCTTGAAGATCAAGGAGTGGATCGACAAGTACTCCCCTGGCGATCTAATTATACCCTTCTCGGTGTGCCTGGAGGAGAGACTGTCGCACATGAGCGCCGAGGAGGCTGTCGAGGAGTGCGAGAAGATCGGCGTCCAGTCCGCCTTCCCAAAGATCATCACCACCATGAGACAGAAGCTGGATCTGATCTCGTTCTTCACCTGCGGGCCCGACGAAGTCAGAGAATGGACCATCAGAAATGGCACTAAGGCGCCACAGGCTGCCGGCGTCATTCACAATGACTTGATGAACACCTTTATCCTTGCGCAGATCATGAAATATGAGGACGTCATGGAGTACAAGGACGACAATGCCATCAAGGCCGCCGGTAAACTGCTGCAGAAGGGTAAGGACTACGTTGTGGAGGACGGTGACATCATCTACTTCAGAGCGGGCGCAGGCAAAAACTAA